The Streptomyces sp. NL15-2K genome contains a region encoding:
- a CDS encoding ATP-dependent DNA helicase: MPARITDPDQLKELLGIPFTPEQTACITAPPAPQVIVAGAGSGKTTVMAARVVWLVGTGQVAPEQVLGLTFTNKAAGELAERVRKALIRAGVTDPEVIDPDNPPGEPVISTYHAFAGRLLTDHGLRIGLEPSSRLLADATRYQLAARVLREAPGPYPALTRSFADLVSDLLALDAELAEHLVGPEDLRAYDAELLRALEGAKLTNADLRKVPETAAARRELADLVVRYRTAKRERDLLDFGDQIALSAQLARNPDVGRILREEFRVVLLDEYQDTSVAQRILLAGLFGGGTGHPVTAVGDPCQAIYGWRGASVANLDDFPEHFAHADGRAATRQSLSENRRSGGRLLNLANGLAEPLRALHAGVEALRPAPGAERDGLVRCALLRTHADEIDWIADSIAHLVRTGKAPGEIAVLCRTATDFAEIQGALVARDVPVEVVGLSGLLHLPEIADLVAVCEVLQDPGANASLVRLLTGPRWRIGPRDLALLGRRARLLVSHTRVDGDDPDRRLAEAVEGVDPSEVISLADALDTFLETPLDGEDDSLPFSPDARVRFARLATELRELRRSLADPLMDVLHRVLSVTGLEVELSASPHALAARRRETLSNFLDIAASFAAGDNEATLLAFLGFLRTAAQYEKGLDNALPGGENTVKVLTAHKSKGLEWDVVAVPGLVTGTFPSDRGREKWTTQGKVLPHALRGDTETLPDVASWDSRGLKAFHEEMKEHQHTEELRLGYVTFTRPRSLLLGSGHWWGPSQKKPRGPSDFLQALYDHCAAGHGEIEAWADEPAEDEENPVLHREAADQVWPLPLDDAALARRRAAAATVLAHLDALASHEDTHPAATHDPDTYDDPDWPAPPEDDEVPYDPAYDEAPYDGALYEEASDEDHFLDVDEAAADWDAWTPDRPTVPHQAAAPDIPERSEAPGSARPHPTEPENAPLTPEEARTIASWDRDLDALTGELVRARESVTEVPLPASLTASQLLRLAADPDGFAQELARPMPRPPQPAARRGTRFHAWVEARFEELTLPMLEPDELPGDEAEITDERDLEALKDAFERTAYARRTPHRVEAPFQLAIAGRVVRGRIDAVYKEGDGETATYEIVDWKTNRTRTADPLQLAVYRLAWAEQQGVPLESVTAAFLYVRSGEVVRPDDLPDRAGLERLLLEEPRGEEPHDEDVGAGR; this comes from the coding sequence ATGCCCGCCCGTATCACCGATCCCGATCAGCTCAAGGAGCTCCTCGGTATCCCGTTCACCCCGGAGCAGACGGCCTGCATCACCGCGCCGCCCGCCCCGCAGGTGATCGTGGCCGGTGCCGGCTCGGGCAAGACGACGGTGATGGCGGCACGCGTGGTGTGGCTGGTCGGCACCGGCCAGGTCGCCCCCGAACAGGTGCTGGGCCTCACCTTCACCAACAAGGCCGCCGGCGAACTCGCCGAGCGCGTCCGCAAAGCGCTGATCAGGGCAGGCGTCACCGACCCCGAAGTCATCGACCCGGACAACCCGCCGGGCGAGCCGGTGATCTCGACGTACCACGCCTTCGCGGGCCGCCTCCTGACCGACCACGGCCTGCGCATCGGACTGGAGCCGAGTTCCCGCCTGCTCGCCGACGCCACCCGCTACCAACTCGCCGCGCGCGTGCTGCGCGAGGCTCCCGGGCCCTATCCGGCGCTCACCCGCTCCTTCGCCGACCTCGTCAGCGACCTCCTCGCGCTCGACGCCGAGCTCGCCGAACACCTCGTAGGACCCGAGGACCTGCGCGCCTACGACGCCGAGCTGCTGCGCGCCCTTGAGGGTGCCAAACTCACCAACGCCGACCTGCGCAAGGTCCCCGAGACCGCCGCCGCCCGCCGTGAACTCGCCGACCTGGTCGTCCGCTACCGCACCGCCAAACGGGAACGCGATCTGCTCGACTTCGGCGACCAGATCGCCCTGTCCGCCCAGCTCGCCCGGAACCCCGACGTGGGCCGGATCCTGCGCGAGGAGTTCCGCGTGGTCCTCCTCGACGAGTACCAGGACACGTCCGTGGCCCAACGCATCCTTCTCGCGGGCCTGTTCGGCGGCGGCACCGGCCACCCCGTGACCGCGGTCGGCGACCCCTGCCAGGCGATCTACGGCTGGCGCGGCGCCTCCGTCGCCAACCTCGACGACTTCCCCGAGCACTTCGCCCACGCAGACGGCCGCGCCGCCACCCGCCAGTCCCTCAGCGAGAACCGCCGCAGCGGCGGCCGCCTCCTGAACCTCGCCAATGGCCTCGCCGAGCCCCTGCGCGCCCTGCACGCGGGCGTGGAGGCCCTCCGCCCGGCCCCCGGCGCCGAACGCGACGGACTGGTCCGCTGCGCCTTGCTGCGCACCCACGCCGACGAGATCGACTGGATCGCCGACTCCATCGCCCATCTCGTACGGACCGGGAAGGCGCCCGGCGAGATCGCCGTCCTGTGCCGTACGGCCACCGACTTCGCCGAGATCCAGGGCGCGCTCGTCGCGCGGGACGTCCCCGTCGAGGTGGTCGGCCTCTCCGGACTGCTGCACCTGCCCGAGATCGCCGACCTGGTCGCCGTCTGCGAGGTCCTCCAGGACCCCGGCGCCAACGCCTCCCTCGTCCGCCTGCTGACCGGCCCCCGCTGGCGCATCGGCCCGCGCGACCTCGCCCTCCTGGGCCGCCGCGCCCGGCTGCTCGTCTCCCACACGCGCGTGGACGGCGACGACCCCGACCGCCGGCTGGCCGAGGCGGTCGAGGGGGTCGACCCGTCCGAGGTGATCTCGCTCGCAGACGCCCTGGACACGTTCCTGGAGACCCCGCTGGACGGCGAGGACGACTCGCTGCCCTTCTCACCGGACGCGCGCGTGCGGTTCGCGCGGCTGGCCACCGAACTGCGCGAGCTGCGCCGCTCCCTGGCCGATCCCCTGATGGACGTCCTGCACCGCGTCCTGTCCGTCACCGGCCTGGAGGTGGAACTGTCGGCGTCCCCGCACGCCCTGGCCGCCCGCCGCCGCGAGACCCTGTCGAACTTCCTGGACATCGCCGCCTCGTTCGCCGCCGGCGACAACGAGGCGACCCTGCTGGCCTTCCTCGGCTTCCTGCGCACCGCCGCCCAGTACGAGAAGGGCCTAGACAACGCCCTCCCCGGCGGCGAGAACACCGTGAAGGTACTCACTGCGCACAAGTCCAAGGGCCTGGAGTGGGACGTCGTGGCCGTCCCCGGCCTGGTCACCGGAACCTTCCCCAGCGACCGGGGCCGCGAGAAGTGGACCACCCAGGGCAAGGTGCTGCCGCACGCACTGCGCGGCGACACCGAAACCCTCCCCGACGTGGCCTCCTGGGACTCCCGGGGCCTGAAGGCCTTCCATGAGGAGATGAAGGAGCACCAGCACACCGAGGAGCTGCGCCTGGGCTACGTCACCTTCACCCGCCCCCGTTCCCTGCTCCTCGGCTCCGGCCACTGGTGGGGCCCCTCCCAGAAGAAGCCCCGCGGCCCGTCGGACTTCCTGCAGGCCCTGTACGACCACTGTGCGGCCGGACACGGCGAGATCGAGGCGTGGGCCGACGAGCCCGCCGAGGACGAGGAGAACCCGGTCCTGCACCGGGAGGCCGCCGACCAGGTGTGGCCCCTGCCCCTGGACGACGCGGCCCTGGCCCGCCGCCGGGCGGCCGCCGCGACCGTCCTGGCCCACCTCGACGCCCTCGCCTCCCACGAGGACACCCACCCCGCGGCCACGCACGACCCCGACACCTACGACGACCCGGACTGGCCGGCCCCACCCGAGGACGACGAAGTCCCCTACGACCCCGCCTACGACGAAGCTCCCTACGACGGAGCCCTGTACGAGGAGGCCTCCGACGAGGACCACTTCCTCGACGTCGACGAGGCCGCGGCCGACTGGGACGCATGGACCCCGGACCGCCCGACCGTCCCGCACCAGGCGGCTGCCCCCGACATCCCCGAACGCTCCGAGGCGCCGGGGAGCGCACGCCCCCACCCCACAGAACCCGAGAACGCGCCCCTCACTCCGGAGGAGGCCCGCACCATCGCCTCCTGGGACCGCGACCTCGACGCCCTCACCGGGGAGCTCGTGCGCGCTCGCGAGAGTGTCACCGAGGTACCCCTGCCGGCGTCGCTGACCGCGTCCCAGCTGCTGCGCCTGGCCGCCGACCCGGACGGTTTCGCGCAGGAGCTGGCCCGCCCCATGCCGCGTCCGCCGCAGCCCGCCGCGCGTCGCGGCACCCGCTTCCACGCCTGGGTCGAGGCCCGCTTCGAAGAGCTGACGCTGCCCATGCTGGAGCCGGACGAGCTGCCCGGAGACGAGGCCGAGATCACCGACGAACGGGATCTGGAAGCCCTCAAGGACGCCTTCGAACGCACCGCATACGCCCGCCGTACGCCCCACCGCGTCGAGGCCCCCTTCCAGCTGGCGATCGCCGGCCGCGTCGTCCGGGGCCGTATCGACGCCGTCTACAAGGAGGGCGACGGCGAGACAGCGACGTACGAGATCGTCGACTGGAAGACCAACCGCACCCGCACCGCCGATCCGCTCCAGCTCGCGGTCTACCGGCTCGCCTGGGCCGAGCAGCAGGGCGTGCCCCTGGAGTCGGTCACGGCCGCGTTCCTCTACGTCCGCAGCGGCGAGGTCGTACGGCCGGACGACCTGCCCGACCGCGCGGGCCTGGAGCGGCTCCTGCTGGAGGAGCCGAGGGGTGAGGAACCGCACGACGAGGATGTCGGTGCGGGCCGATAG
- a CDS encoding ATP-dependent DNA helicase, producing the protein MSSSSSTRRLSHTQVRQGNRGAYRPVRTPPARVDPPRLDAAQRAVVDHDTGPMLVLAGPGTGKTTTLVESVAARIARGGDPARVLVLTFSRKAAVELRDRMALRIGAARAPQATTFHSFCYALVRAHQDTDLFVEPLRLLSGPEQDVAVRELLAGQPDLERLGLAHVRWPDELRACLTTRGFADEVRAVLARSRELGLGPGALDAFARRIGRPDWRAAAAFLAEYLDVLDLQGVLDYAELVHRAVLLARRPDVTERLAAQYDAVFVDEYQDTDPAQVRLLHALAGGGRTLVAFGDPDQSIYAFRGADVNGILDFPRAFPRADGRPAPVEVLRTSRRSGATVLAASRLLTQRMPLTRLPAHKVRAHRDLTPVRDGGQVEVYTYPTPGTELANIADILRRAHLEDGVPWSDMAVLVRAGSRTIPTVRRALSAAGVPLDIDGDDLPLRHEPAVAPLLTALRAVATAEAARTDGPADEAASDLPEPGGSSWLDTETALTLLASPLAGMDAADLRRLGRALRDEERAAGTPLPPPSDELLARALAEPERLAVHDPTYARGAQRLGALLRKARERLAGGGTAEEALWDLWEGTPWPMRLERAARRGGAAGRNADRDLDAVCALFATAARAEERTGGRGALNFLEEIDAEDIAADTLTRRAVRPDAVRLMTAHRSKGLQWRLVVVAGVQEGLWPDLRRRGSLLEADRIGRDGLAEPLTAGALLAEERRLFYVAATRARERLVVTAVKAPADDGDQPSRFLTELGVEPQDVTGRPRRPLSVAALVAELRATTVDPRVSDTLREAAARRLARLAALADEDGRPLVPSAHPYRWWGMFEPTESKVPLRDRDQPVVLSGSALDQLANTCTLQWFLGREVKADAPATAAQGFGNVVHVLADEVASGHTPADLAVLMERLDSVWNALAFDAPWKSAQEKDNARVALERFLKWHVMNRTGRRPVASEHDFDVSLEAGDYEVRIRGQMDRVEADGEGRAYVVDFKTGKQAPSAKEVERHPQLAVYQLAVREGAVDEAFDGARPEPGGAELVQLRQGAAKRDGGETLPKVQAQEPPEGEWVGELLATAAGKVLDERFTPSAGQHCTHCAFRASCSARPEGRHVVE; encoded by the coding sequence GTGAGCTCCTCTTCCTCCACCAGGCGCCTGTCGCACACCCAGGTGCGACAGGGGAACCGTGGCGCTTACCGACCGGTGCGTACCCCGCCGGCCCGCGTGGATCCCCCTCGACTGGACGCCGCACAGCGAGCCGTGGTTGACCACGACACCGGACCGATGCTCGTTCTCGCAGGTCCCGGCACCGGCAAGACCACCACGCTCGTCGAGTCGGTGGCGGCGCGCATCGCCCGGGGCGGGGACCCCGCGCGCGTGCTGGTGCTGACGTTCAGCCGCAAGGCGGCCGTGGAACTGCGCGACCGTATGGCGCTGCGCATAGGGGCGGCACGCGCTCCCCAGGCGACCACCTTCCATTCGTTCTGCTACGCCCTGGTCCGCGCCCACCAGGACACCGACCTGTTCGTGGAGCCGCTGCGGCTGCTGTCCGGCCCCGAGCAGGACGTCGCCGTACGCGAACTGCTGGCGGGCCAGCCCGACCTGGAGCGGCTCGGCCTCGCGCATGTGCGCTGGCCGGACGAGCTGCGCGCCTGCCTGACCACCCGCGGCTTCGCCGACGAGGTCCGCGCGGTCCTCGCCCGCAGTCGTGAACTGGGCCTGGGCCCGGGCGCCCTGGACGCCTTCGCCCGCCGGATCGGCCGCCCCGACTGGCGTGCCGCGGCCGCCTTCCTCGCCGAGTACCTCGACGTGCTCGACCTGCAGGGCGTGCTCGACTATGCCGAACTGGTCCACCGCGCGGTCCTCCTCGCCCGCCGCCCCGACGTCACCGAGCGGCTCGCCGCACAGTACGACGCCGTCTTCGTCGACGAGTACCAGGACACCGATCCGGCACAGGTACGGCTGCTGCACGCCCTCGCCGGCGGCGGCCGCACCCTCGTCGCCTTCGGCGACCCCGATCAGTCGATCTACGCGTTCCGCGGCGCGGACGTGAACGGCATCCTGGACTTCCCGCGGGCCTTCCCGCGCGCGGACGGCCGACCCGCGCCCGTCGAGGTCCTGCGCACCTCACGCCGCTCAGGCGCCACCGTGCTGGCCGCGTCCCGGCTGCTGACCCAGCGCATGCCGCTGACCCGCCTCCCGGCCCACAAGGTGCGCGCCCACCGTGACCTCACTCCGGTACGGGACGGGGGCCAGGTCGAGGTCTACACGTACCCGACGCCCGGCACCGAGCTGGCCAACATCGCCGACATCCTGCGCAGGGCACACCTGGAGGACGGCGTCCCCTGGAGCGACATGGCCGTCCTGGTGCGGGCCGGTTCCCGCACCATCCCGACGGTCCGCCGCGCGCTGAGCGCGGCCGGCGTTCCCCTGGACATCGACGGCGACGACCTGCCCCTGCGGCACGAGCCCGCGGTGGCACCGCTGCTGACGGCGCTGAGGGCGGTGGCCACGGCGGAGGCGGCGCGGACCGACGGGCCTGCCGACGAGGCCGCGTCCGACCTTCCCGAGCCCGGCGGCAGCTCCTGGCTCGACACCGAAACCGCCCTCACTCTGCTCGCCTCCCCCCTCGCGGGCATGGACGCAGCCGACCTGCGCCGCCTCGGCCGAGCCCTGCGCGACGAGGAGCGGGCCGCCGGCACCCCGCTGCCGCCGCCCTCGGACGAGCTGCTCGCGCGGGCGCTGGCCGAGCCGGAGCGCCTGGCCGTGCACGACCCCACGTACGCGCGTGGTGCCCAGCGTCTCGGCGCGCTGCTCAGGAAGGCCCGTGAGCGCCTCGCGGGCGGCGGTACGGCCGAGGAGGCGCTGTGGGACCTCTGGGAGGGCACACCCTGGCCCATGCGCCTGGAGCGGGCCGCCCGGCGCGGCGGCGCGGCCGGACGCAACGCCGACCGCGATCTTGACGCCGTCTGCGCGCTGTTCGCGACCGCGGCCCGCGCCGAGGAGCGCACCGGCGGCCGGGGCGCCCTGAACTTCCTGGAGGAGATCGACGCCGAGGACATCGCCGCCGACACGCTCACCCGGCGGGCCGTACGCCCCGATGCCGTCCGCCTGATGACCGCGCACCGCTCCAAGGGCCTGCAGTGGCGGCTGGTCGTCGTCGCCGGCGTCCAGGAGGGCCTGTGGCCGGACCTGCGCCGCCGCGGCTCCCTCCTGGAAGCGGACCGCATCGGCCGTGACGGCCTGGCCGAACCGCTCACTGCGGGGGCGCTGCTCGCCGAGGAGCGCCGCCTGTTCTACGTGGCCGCCACGCGCGCGCGTGAGCGTCTCGTCGTCACCGCGGTCAAGGCACCCGCCGACGACGGTGACCAGCCCTCCCGCTTCCTGACCGAACTCGGCGTCGAACCACAGGACGTCACGGGCCGCCCCCGCCGCCCGCTGTCCGTCGCGGCGCTCGTCGCCGAACTCCGCGCCACCACCGTCGACCCGCGCGTCTCGGACACCCTCAGGGAGGCCGCCGCCCGCCGACTGGCCCGGCTCGCCGCCCTCGCCGACGAGGACGGTCGCCCCCTGGTGCCGTCCGCTCACCCCTACCGGTGGTGGGGCATGTTCGAGCCCACCGAGAGCAAGGTGCCGCTGCGCGACCGCGACCAGCCCGTCGTGCTGTCCGGCAGCGCGCTGGACCAACTCGCCAACACCTGCACCCTGCAATGGTTCCTGGGCCGCGAGGTGAAGGCCGACGCGCCCGCGACCGCCGCCCAGGGTTTCGGCAATGTCGTGCACGTCCTCGCCGACGAGGTCGCCTCCGGACACACTCCGGCCGACCTCGCCGTCCTCATGGAGCGCCTCGACTCCGTGTGGAACGCGCTCGCCTTCGACGCGCCGTGGAAGTCGGCGCAGGAGAAGGACAACGCGCGCGTGGCGCTCGAACGCTTCCTGAAGTGGCACGTCATGAACCGCACGGGCCGCAGGCCGGTCGCCAGCGAGCACGACTTCGACGTCAGTCTCGAAGCGGGTGACTACGAGGTGCGCATCCGCGGCCAGATGGACCGCGTGGAGGCCGATGGGGAGGGCCGCGCCTACGTCGTCGACTTCAAGACCGGCAAGCAGGCGCCCAGCGCCAAGGAGGTGGAGCGCCACCCCCAGCTCGCCGTCTACCAGCTCGCCGTCCGCGAGGGCGCCGTCGACGAGGCCTTCGACGGGGCACGCCCCGAGCCGGGCGGCGCGGAACTCGTCCAGCTGCGCCAGGGCGCCGCCAAGCGCGACGGCGGTGAGACCCTGCCCAAGGTGCAGGCGCAGGAGCCGCCGGAGGGGGAGTGGGTGGGCGAGCTGCTGGCCACGGCCGCCGGCAAGGTCCTCGACGAACGGTTCACGCCGAGCGCCGGCCAGCACTGCACCCACTGCGCGTTCCGGGCCTCGTGCAGCGCGCGGCCCGAGGGACGGCACGTGGTCGAGTAG